The Dehalococcoidia bacterium genomic interval ATGGTCGCAGAGGAGGACGGTCTGGCCATCGGGTGGGCCGTCGTGCACACGAATTTCCGCGAAGATCAGGACTGGAGCCCACCCGACGAGGACACGAAACGGTTCCAGTCGGGCGAAAACGCATATCTCGAAAACATCGAAGTCGCTGCCGGGATCCGCGGCAAGGGCGTCGGTACGGCGCTGCTTGAAGCGATCGAGCACGAAGCGAAGAAGCGCGGCAAGCAGCGGCTCTGGCTCCACACCAGCGAGAACAACGTCATGGCGCACAAGGTCTTCGACCGCGGCGGCTGGACGCATGAGACGAGCGTGTATCCGCCCTGGAAACCGTCATCGCGCACGCGCGTCTACACGAAGGAACTCTGAGCGACCATGTCTAAGACATTTCTTCGGCTGCTCATCGTCAACGCGGCCCTGCAGTTCTTTCTCACCCGGATACGAGCGGGGCGCGCTGAGGAGGAGGGCGCTGCCGAAGCGATGTGGATCCGCTATCCGATCACCGTTGCCATCAACGCATTGATCTGGACACTCATGTTCTCGACCCTCGGGCGGATCATTCGCCCGATGCGGTCGCGGAGAGACTGATGCGCACCATCCGCCACGTCGACGCCTTCACGACGGTACCGCTGGAGGGGAATCCGGCGGCGGTCGTCGATGGCGAGGACCTCTCGACGGACGTCATGCAGCGCATCGCGCTTAACCAACATCTGTCGGAGACGGTGTTCCTGCTGCCGCCGGAAGATCCGTCCAATCATGCACGCCTACGCATCTTCACGCCGGACACCGAGTTGCCCTTCGCAGGCCATCCCACGCTCGCTTCAGCACACGTGCTCGTGAGCGAGGGGCGCGTTTCACTGGCAGTTGGCGAGGCATTGCGGCTCGAAACCGGCGCGGGCGTCATTCCCGTCGAGATCGGTGCAGGTGAACCGCCGCGCTACACGATGACGCAGGCCAGGCCCGCGTTTCGGGATGCGACCGAGACGCGGGAGGAGATCGCGGCCTGGATCGGGCTGCGCCCCGAGGACGTCGTCCACGCCGAGCACGTGTCGACCGGGCTGTTCTGGCTGCTCGCGCAGATCTCGTCGCTCGATGCGATGATGCGCGTGCAGCCGGACTTCGGCGCGCTTGCCGGCAAGGAAATCTCGATCTTCTGCATCGGCGCCGAGCAGCCCGACGCACAGGTGCATGTGCGCACCTTCGCACCGGGCGCCGGCGTCACGGAGGATCCGGTCACCGGCAGTAGCAACGGCTGCATCGGCGCGCTCATCGCCCGGCTGGGGTTGCTGCCGCAGCGCGAAGGCGTCATCGAATACGTGGCGGAGCAGGGCATTGAGATGAAGATGCCGGGACGCGTGTTCGTGCGTTTGACGGGGACGGGCGACGAGATGCAGGTGCAGGTCGGCGGCTACGCGGTCACCGTGCTGCGTGGCGAACTGCTGCTCCCGGGCTGATGGCGCTCGCTGCGATCATCATCGCGACAGCGCGCGCCCCCTGGTCAGACGCAGCGATCGCACTCCTTCCGTGGAACGACGGCCAATCCTTGATCGAGTTTCACATCGCGCAGCTCAAAGCAGCGGGTGTCCGCGACATCGAAGTCGTGCTCGGACACGACGCGGAACGTGTGATTCCAGTCGTCTCGGGAGGAGACACCGAGCCGATCGTGAACGCGCTGTGGGAGCACGATGCGGCATCGTCGCTGCGCGCGGGCGCGGCGGCAGTCGTGCGGGGTACCACCGCCGCCTTCATCGTCGATGTGGCGGAGCCGCGTGCCTCCGCCGTCTTGCGCGCACTGATCGATGCGCACGCCGAAGGTGACTCAGACGTCACGCTGCCAGGATTCGGGGGTATGCATGGGACGCCGCTCATCATGAGCGATCGTGCGCTTGCAGCGCTGCGCAACGTCCGCGGAAACGCCGATCAATGGTCGATCGTCGAGCGGTTTCCCGATACGACGCGCGTGGTCGCCGTCGAGTCGGATCAGGGCCTGATCCGCATCGGCTCGCTCGATGACTATCACCGAGCGAAGCGTGCATTGGGTGCGGGCTAGTGGGAACTACAGCTAGTCAGGCCGGCACAGATGCACTCGCGGGTAGCAGGCGCTGGAACAACTCGTTGCTCAGCAAGCGGCCCCGTCGCGTCAGGCGAAGATGCGTCGTCGTGCGTTCGAGGATGCCGTACCCCTCAAATTCGACAAGCAGGTTCCCGTGCACATCATCGACCGTCCCCCCATAGCGTCGACAAAACGCCGCCATGTCCACGCCATCGTTGAGCCGCAGCCCCAGGATGAGCGTGTCGGCAATCGAGAGCTCTTCGGTGATCGACTCCGCACCGATCACATGCTTCATCGCCCCGCGCCCGTCCGACATCTCGTCCGCCGACTCGTCCACCAACTCGATGTAGCGGTTCGGGAGCAGCACGGTCGAGAAGCGTGCGCCGTTAAGGAATGAATGCGCGCCCGCGCCCAGGCCCAGGTACTGCCGGTTTCGCCAGTACACAAGATTATGCTCGCAGCGACGTCCCGGCAGTGACCAGTTCGAGATCTCGTACTGGTCGTAGCCGGCCCGAG includes:
- a CDS encoding GNAT family N-acetyltransferase; this encodes MANDGNVTVRPIDFIRDEAPLKSFLVERDRMRLDHLEPAVQAGDCFAMVAEEDGLAIGWAVVHTNFREDQDWSPPDEDTKRFQSGENAYLENIEVAAGIRGKGVGTALLEAIEHEAKKRGKQRLWLHTSENNVMAHKVFDRGGWTHETSVYPPWKPSSRTRVYTKEL
- a CDS encoding PhzF family phenazine biosynthesis protein; this translates as MRTIRHVDAFTTVPLEGNPAAVVDGEDLSTDVMQRIALNQHLSETVFLLPPEDPSNHARLRIFTPDTELPFAGHPTLASAHVLVSEGRVSLAVGEALRLETGAGVIPVEIGAGEPPRYTMTQARPAFRDATETREEIAAWIGLRPEDVVHAEHVSTGLFWLLAQISSLDAMMRVQPDFGALAGKEISIFCIGAEQPDAQVHVRTFAPGAGVTEDPVTGSSNGCIGALIARLGLLPQREGVIEYVAEQGIEMKMPGRVFVRLTGTGDEMQVQVGGYAVTVLRGELLLPG
- a CDS encoding NTP transferase domain-containing protein, producing MALAAIIIATARAPWSDAAIALLPWNDGQSLIEFHIAQLKAAGVRDIEVVLGHDAERVIPVVSGGDTEPIVNALWEHDAASSLRAGAAAVVRGTTAAFIVDVAEPRASAVLRALIDAHAEGDSDVTLPGFGGMHGTPLIMSDRALAALRNVRGNADQWSIVERFPDTTRVVAVESDQGLIRIGSLDDYHRAKRALGAG